In one Nocardia tengchongensis genomic region, the following are encoded:
- a CDS encoding AMP-binding protein, with amino-acid sequence MTDLSVATPAANAAPAPAQPPVARRADIATLLLDRLGDERLGLRTRESDWTWDAVVRESAARAGLARELRREGPFHIGVLLENVPDFVFWLGAAALAGATVVGINPTRGNAQLEADIRYVDCQLIVTDAAGMARLRALDLGLEPDRFLLVDDPAYAELLDAHRVQPVAYAGPEALLLLLFTSGTTGTSKAVKCTQRRLAVLGYAASDKFGHVREDVDYCCMPLFHGNAIMALWAPALVNGATVCLTPKFSATGFLSDVRYFGATFFTYVGKALGYLLATPATAGDADTTLVRGFGTEASVADQAEFRRRFAAELFEGYGSSEGPALAALDPQAPAAALGRPAHPGVAVVNPDTLEDCPRAVLDEYGRVLNPDESVGEMVDKAGAIVFEGYYKNDVADAERLRNGWYWTGDLGYIDEAGFLYFGGRKGDWLRVDGENTSTLLIEQVVRRHPAVIAAAVYGVPDPRSGDRVMAAIEVADPDAFDVTEFAEFLSAQDDLGSKGAPRLLRVSGSLPVTGSNKVLKRELQEQRWHTDELLYRWFGRGKPEYEPLTDSGKLELEAEFVSFGRANLF; translated from the coding sequence ATGACGGACCTATCGGTGGCGACCCCGGCTGCGAACGCGGCCCCGGCACCGGCGCAGCCCCCGGTAGCGCGGCGCGCGGACATCGCGACCCTGCTGCTGGACCGCCTCGGCGACGAGCGGCTCGGGTTGCGTACCCGGGAAAGCGACTGGACCTGGGACGCGGTGGTGCGCGAGTCGGCGGCGCGCGCCGGGCTGGCTCGGGAGCTGCGGCGCGAGGGGCCCTTCCACATCGGAGTGCTGCTGGAGAACGTGCCCGATTTCGTCTTCTGGCTGGGTGCGGCCGCGCTGGCCGGCGCGACCGTGGTCGGCATCAACCCGACCCGCGGAAACGCCCAGCTGGAGGCCGACATCCGCTATGTCGACTGCCAGCTGATCGTGACCGACGCGGCCGGGATGGCCCGGTTGCGCGCCCTGGATCTGGGTCTGGAACCGGACCGGTTCCTGCTGGTCGACGACCCGGCCTATGCCGAGCTCCTCGACGCCCACCGGGTGCAGCCGGTGGCGTACGCGGGTCCGGAGGCCTTGCTGCTGTTGCTGTTCACCTCCGGCACCACCGGCACCTCGAAGGCCGTGAAGTGCACCCAGCGCCGCCTGGCCGTGCTCGGTTACGCCGCCAGTGACAAGTTCGGGCACGTCCGCGAGGACGTCGACTACTGCTGTATGCCGTTGTTCCACGGCAACGCGATCATGGCGTTGTGGGCTCCGGCGCTGGTGAACGGCGCGACGGTGTGCCTGACCCCGAAATTCTCGGCCACCGGATTCCTTTCGGATGTGCGGTACTTCGGCGCGACGTTCTTCACCTACGTGGGCAAGGCGCTGGGCTACCTGCTGGCCACCCCGGCGACCGCAGGGGATGCGGACACCACCCTGGTCCGGGGTTTCGGCACCGAGGCGTCGGTGGCCGACCAGGCCGAGTTCCGCCGCCGCTTCGCCGCCGAATTGTTCGAGGGCTACGGCTCCAGCGAGGGCCCGGCCTTGGCGGCGCTGGACCCGCAGGCTCCGGCCGCGGCGCTGGGCCGACCCGCGCATCCGGGCGTGGCCGTGGTGAATCCGGACACGCTCGAAGATTGTCCGCGAGCGGTATTGGATGAATACGGGCGCGTATTGAATCCGGACGAATCGGTCGGCGAGATGGTCGACAAGGCGGGCGCGATCGTATTCGAGGGCTATTACAAAAACGATGTCGCGGATGCCGAACGTTTGCGGAACGGCTGGTATTGGACAGGCGACCTGGGATATATCGACGAAGCCGGATTCCTGTATTTCGGCGGCCGTAAGGGCGACTGGCTGCGAGTCGACGGCGAGAACACCTCGACACTGCTCATCGAACAGGTGGTGCGGCGGCATCCGGCGGTGATCGCCGCGGCGGTCTACGGCGTCCCGGATCCGCGGTCGGGGGACCGGGTGATGGCAGCGATCGAAGTGGCCGACCCGGATGCCTTCGATGTCACCGAGTTCGCCGAATTCCTCAGTGCCCAGGACGATCTCGGCAGCAAGGGTGCGCCCCGGCTGCTGCGGGTCTCGGGTAGTCTGCCGGTCACCGGCTCGAACAAGGTGCTCAAACGTGAACTCCAGGAACAGCGCTGGCACACCGATGAGCTGCTCTATCGCTGGTTCGGCCGGGGCAAGCCCGAATATGAACCCCTGACCGATTCGGGCAAATTGGAACTCGAAGCCGAGTTCGTCTCATTCGGCCGAGCGAACCTGTTCTAA
- a CDS encoding TetR/AcrR family transcriptional regulator, with protein MSTTVDEETAPGRAARRRDRRKAEMIATALQILSSSGYQGMRFEDVAERTDIAKATLYHYFPSKDALVSAALEKLTGDVLTRLGEALDAAADRPPTEQLRILIAEQLHILTVLYPEVGKLFSFPAPWPAEHGEAIKTMRRRHDRLFREVIDRGIASEEFDCPDPAVALHCLHGILNHASIWLRPEADPDHQTRDAVVGESLRLFTRG; from the coding sequence ATGAGTACGACCGTGGACGAGGAGACCGCCCCCGGGCGCGCGGCCCGCCGGCGCGATCGCCGCAAGGCGGAGATGATCGCGACCGCGTTGCAGATCCTGTCCAGCAGCGGCTATCAGGGCATGCGTTTCGAGGACGTCGCCGAGCGCACCGATATCGCCAAAGCCACGCTCTACCACTACTTTCCGAGCAAGGACGCGCTGGTCTCCGCGGCGTTGGAGAAGCTCACCGGCGATGTGCTCACCCGGCTGGGCGAGGCGCTCGACGCGGCCGCCGACCGCCCGCCCACCGAGCAGCTCCGCATCCTGATCGCCGAGCAGCTGCACATCCTGACCGTGCTCTACCCCGAAGTGGGCAAACTCTTCTCGTTCCCGGCGCCCTGGCCCGCCGAGCACGGCGAAGCGATCAAGACCATGCGCCGCCGCCACGACCGCCTCTTCCGCGAGGTCATCGACCGCGGCATCGCTTCGGAGGAGTTCGACTGCCCCGATCCCGCGGTGGCCCTGCACTGCCTGCACGGCATCCTGAATCACGCGTCGATCTGGCTACGCCCCGAGGCCGACCCCGACCACCAGACACGTGACGCCGTCGTCGGCGAATCTCTCAGGCTGTTCACCCGGGGCTGA
- a CDS encoding DUF1214 domain-containing protein: protein MPAVNYDRMLQAAIGIGGGSNQIVYWSKLVDWKNQTLTPNPNAVYLMPFYDTSAGPVVLEIPPADGDSKITGSIDSVWQTPLADVGPAGIDKGAGGRYLILAPGYSGQIPDGFIPLHSETKAGFALLRSNLKSGTDADVAAAVDYGKRARLYRLDAAGNPPPTTYVDASGKEFDATIPYNRDFFTTLNRVVQAEGWLPRDMAMVNQLSSLGITKGAPYQPDSATLTRLDDAAADAEKWLDELYVKSFEPPYFDNTHWALPANQQLVTAMHDGFADPANYPVDARGMTYSFAFFAPKNLGTGQFYLVSIHDSEGKDFEGGKNYKVTVPAHVPVSLYWSATAYDRETHTLIRDADWASRASNTPGLQTNSDGSIDLYIGPSAPDGKKSNWIPTKSGKKFEIMFRFYGPQPPLSEKTWKLPDIQPA from the coding sequence ATGCCCGCCGTCAACTACGACAGGATGTTGCAGGCCGCGATCGGGATCGGCGGCGGCTCGAACCAGATCGTCTACTGGTCGAAACTGGTGGATTGGAAGAACCAGACCCTCACCCCGAACCCGAACGCCGTCTATTTGATGCCGTTCTATGACACCTCGGCCGGGCCGGTCGTTCTGGAAATCCCGCCCGCCGACGGCGATTCCAAGATCACGGGCTCCATCGACTCGGTGTGGCAGACACCCTTGGCCGACGTCGGCCCGGCCGGCATCGACAAGGGCGCGGGCGGACGGTATCTGATCCTGGCGCCCGGCTACAGCGGACAGATCCCCGACGGGTTCATTCCGCTGCATTCCGAAACCAAAGCCGGATTCGCGTTGCTGCGCTCGAATTTGAAGAGCGGCACCGACGCCGATGTGGCCGCCGCCGTGGACTACGGCAAGCGGGCTCGCCTCTACAGGCTCGATGCCGCCGGAAACCCACCCCCGACAACGTATGTCGATGCGTCGGGCAAGGAATTCGACGCCACCATCCCTTACAACCGGGACTTCTTCACCACGCTGAACAGGGTGGTGCAAGCCGAGGGATGGCTACCTCGCGACATGGCGATGGTCAACCAGCTCTCCAGCCTCGGTATCACCAAAGGTGCTCCATACCAGCCGGACTCGGCAACGCTAACGCGGTTGGACGATGCCGCGGCCGACGCGGAAAAATGGCTCGACGAGCTGTACGTCAAATCCTTCGAACCCCCGTATTTCGACAACACCCATTGGGCGCTGCCCGCGAATCAGCAGCTGGTCACTGCCATGCACGACGGCTTCGCCGACCCTGCCAACTATCCGGTCGACGCCCGCGGCATGACCTACTCGTTCGCCTTCTTCGCCCCGAAAAACCTTGGCACGGGGCAGTTCTACCTGGTGTCGATCCACGACTCCGAGGGCAAGGACTTCGAGGGCGGCAAAAACTACAAGGTCACTGTGCCGGCACACGTTCCGGTATCGCTCTACTGGTCGGCCACCGCCTACGACCGCGAAACCCATACCCTGATCCGCGATGCAGACTGGGCCAGCCGCGCCTCCAATACCCCTGGTCTGCAGACCAATTCAGACGGATCGATCGACCTTTACATCGGCCCGAGCGCACCCGACGGCAAGAAATCCAACTGGATTCCTACCAAGTCCGGGAAGAAGTTCGAGATCATGTTCCGCTTTTACGGGCCGCAGCCGCCGCTCTCCGAGAAGACCTGGAAGCTGCCGGACATCCAGCCTGCGTGA
- a CDS encoding helix-turn-helix domain-containing protein has translation MDRDKLADFLRRSRERLQPQEAGLAPGPRRRTPGLRREELAQLAGVSADYVMRLEQARSSQPSVQLLAALARALRLSADERDHLYLLAGHRPPAGTRAGTTVRPALRYLLDRLGDTPVQLITDLGDLLAQNALAEALFGCVCTIDEADRNIAWRWFTEPAVRAAYPEEEHDRLGRIRVADLRAAATRRGYDAASTALIDRLQAASPEFTELWQRHEVAVRRESQVRVVHPAIGTIEFDYELLHTQAEDQRLRVFTPPPGSPSVAALELLRALGPETAHRGHR, from the coding sequence ATGGACCGCGACAAGCTGGCGGACTTCCTCCGCAGGTCCCGCGAGCGCCTCCAGCCGCAGGAGGCGGGTCTGGCGCCCGGACCGCGCCGCCGCACGCCGGGCCTGCGCCGCGAGGAGCTGGCCCAGCTGGCCGGGGTGTCAGCCGATTACGTTATGCGGCTCGAGCAAGCGCGCAGCTCCCAGCCGTCGGTCCAGCTGCTCGCCGCCCTCGCCCGAGCCCTGCGACTGAGCGCCGACGAGCGAGATCACCTGTATCTGCTGGCCGGCCACCGCCCGCCTGCCGGAACGCGTGCCGGGACCACCGTTCGGCCCGCCCTGCGCTATCTGCTCGATCGGCTGGGCGACACCCCCGTCCAGCTCATCACCGACCTGGGTGACCTGCTCGCCCAGAATGCCTTGGCCGAGGCCCTGTTCGGATGCGTGTGCACGATCGACGAAGCGGACCGCAATATCGCGTGGCGCTGGTTCACCGAACCCGCGGTGCGCGCGGCGTATCCCGAGGAGGAGCACGACCGGCTCGGCCGGATACGGGTCGCGGACCTGCGCGCCGCGGCGACCCGGCGTGGCTACGACGCCGCCTCGACCGCTCTGATCGACCGGCTACAGGCGGCGAGCCCGGAGTTCACCGAACTGTGGCAGCGGCACGAGGTGGCCGTACGCCGCGAAAGCCAAGTGCGCGTGGTGCATCCGGCCATCGGAACCATCGAATTCGACTATGAGCTGCTGCATACCCAGGCCGAGGACCAGCGGTTGCGCGTGTTCACGCCGCCTCCGGGATCCCCGAGCGTCGCAGCGCTCGAACTGCTGCGCGCGCTCGGCCCGGAGACAGCCCACCGCGGTCACCGGTGA
- a CDS encoding CPBP family intramembrane glutamic endopeptidase, which yields MSTADVTRVGPSPTRRPFSYPLFAIAVIVYLAIIQGIGLLVQNLSDESDFDTTRGVFFGMIIPLGLALVFVYGLAAYLGRLRPVLRDDHPTQRWVWVVPIVFIVAIAVGINYGELADKGFLYVALLLIATQFVGWGEEGMFRGLGVTVLREHGLSEGRVALWSSIIFGAVHLTNVVGHGISALPQAIIVSLAGYFFYLVRLVSRGNVLNSVLHGLFDFSLLTGTAITASQTFYPGTLLPVLVYPLLAIILLVRRNRIEPAVVTA from the coding sequence ATGAGCACCGCCGATGTCACGCGAGTCGGCCCCTCGCCGACTCGCCGCCCCTTCTCGTACCCGCTGTTCGCGATTGCCGTCATCGTGTACCTGGCGATCATTCAGGGCATCGGCCTGCTGGTGCAGAACCTCAGCGACGAGAGCGATTTCGACACCACCCGCGGCGTCTTCTTCGGAATGATCATTCCGCTCGGCTTGGCGCTGGTCTTCGTCTACGGACTCGCCGCCTACCTCGGCCGGCTGCGCCCGGTGCTGCGCGACGATCACCCGACCCAGCGCTGGGTGTGGGTGGTGCCGATCGTCTTCATCGTCGCCATCGCGGTGGGCATCAACTATGGGGAGTTGGCCGACAAGGGATTCCTGTACGTCGCGTTGCTGCTGATCGCGACCCAGTTCGTCGGCTGGGGCGAGGAGGGCATGTTCCGCGGGCTCGGCGTGACGGTCCTGCGCGAGCACGGACTGAGCGAGGGCCGCGTCGCACTCTGGTCGTCGATCATCTTCGGCGCGGTGCACCTGACCAACGTTGTCGGACATGGCATCTCGGCTCTGCCGCAGGCGATCATCGTCAGCCTCGCCGGGTACTTCTTCTATCTCGTCCGCCTGGTCAGCCGCGGCAACGTCCTCAACTCCGTGCTGCACGGCCTGTTCGATTTCTCGCTGCTGACCGGCACCGCCATCACCGCGAGTCAGACGTTCTACCCCGGCACGCTGCTGCCGGTCCTGGTCTACCCGCTGCTCGCGATCATCCTGCTGGTGCGGCGCAACCGGATCGAGCCTGCCGTCGTGACGGCGTAG
- a CDS encoding nuclear transport factor 2 family protein gives MAIVEPTKTWKLLEERLAVTTNERHRQVLEIVIEHMKAEAVPNLDGLMKTLVAEPDYHFWQFGQDVGPKGWDVVHAYYSAFVASKSNILEFELDRLLVDDDCVVTEGYLRQIYPGAYAAEIGIPVEDTEADYLISFRQLLLWPVDASGLIVGEDSYHSGPVEIRKLSFDELPSEYVELVYPGM, from the coding sequence ATGGCCATCGTGGAACCGACCAAGACCTGGAAGCTGCTCGAGGAGCGGCTGGCCGTCACCACCAACGAGCGCCACCGCCAGGTGCTCGAGATCGTCATCGAGCACATGAAGGCCGAGGCCGTGCCGAATCTGGACGGTCTGATGAAGACGCTGGTCGCGGAGCCGGACTATCACTTCTGGCAGTTCGGTCAGGACGTCGGGCCGAAGGGCTGGGACGTGGTGCACGCCTATTATTCGGCGTTCGTGGCGAGCAAGTCGAACATCCTGGAGTTCGAGCTGGATCGCCTGCTGGTCGACGACGATTGCGTCGTCACCGAGGGCTACCTGCGCCAGATCTACCCCGGCGCGTACGCCGCCGAGATCGGCATTCCGGTCGAGGACACCGAGGCCGACTACTTGATCTCGTTCCGTCAGCTGCTGTTGTGGCCCGTCGACGCCAGCGGCCTGATCGTCGGGGAGGACTCCTACCATTCGGGCCCGGTGGAGATCCGCAAGCTGTCCTTCGACGAACTGCCCAGCGAATACGTCGAACTCGTGTACCCGGGCATGTGA
- a CDS encoding helix-turn-helix domain-containing protein, translating into MLDPAPTSNVPRLSELGDDAAAVLRIIAYFDAFDESAANADTVIRAAALLAECPAGATWPAGPTIRYDAAGRLLPAQPTGPDPVGPDPTVWLERHTLPGDQHPTLPDQAARQVLPDAGGRGKFDRSGRPGPEGVQPWGAAPHPLDDVVLDRLRHCLRVVSARQVVNPLRMDDPALLEVVLSEKERREDRVRAMRLLGLDPGRATRVLGVAGPGAAEAVRIIGEHVPVSRQAVIGSITAVLVQDFGPPGVMTDGRAGSGSGGRGAAGMSGETAATGPGRPSMVDRGLSDTLNAAVVQAFPASQAGAVGPWIGVGERLPAYAAATSWEQARRALRFASSTWHGRRVIAFERLGALELLADLPVQRLLGTADVMRISDFAATEAGALAVDTLEAFCVFGTLRRTATELHLHHSTVAARITQVEAVMGWDVDDALDRFTATLVLFVRRMALSSAQLSGPLPADPTSVGQPR; encoded by the coding sequence GTGCTCGACCCTGCGCCGACCTCGAATGTGCCCCGATTGTCCGAACTCGGCGACGACGCGGCCGCGGTCCTGCGGATCATCGCCTACTTCGACGCCTTCGACGAGTCCGCCGCCAACGCCGACACCGTAATCCGCGCCGCCGCCCTCCTGGCCGAATGCCCGGCCGGCGCAACCTGGCCCGCCGGCCCCACGATCCGCTACGACGCGGCAGGCCGCCTGCTCCCCGCCCAGCCCACCGGGCCGGACCCGGTCGGCCCGGACCCCACGGTCTGGCTGGAGCGCCACACGCTGCCCGGCGACCAGCATCCGACGCTGCCGGATCAGGCCGCCCGCCAGGTGTTGCCGGACGCGGGCGGCCGCGGGAAATTCGACCGCTCGGGTCGGCCGGGGCCCGAGGGCGTGCAACCTTGGGGTGCAGCGCCGCATCCACTCGACGACGTCGTGCTCGATCGGTTGCGGCACTGTCTGCGGGTGGTGTCGGCGCGGCAGGTGGTCAATCCGCTGCGGATGGACGATCCCGCGCTGCTGGAAGTGGTGCTGTCGGAGAAGGAACGGCGTGAGGACCGGGTGCGGGCGATGCGGCTGCTCGGGCTGGATCCGGGGCGCGCGACACGGGTGCTCGGGGTGGCCGGGCCGGGTGCGGCGGAGGCGGTGCGCATCATCGGCGAGCACGTACCTGTGTCGCGGCAGGCTGTAATCGGCTCGATCACAGCGGTATTGGTCCAGGACTTCGGACCGCCGGGCGTGATGACCGATGGCCGTGCGGGTTCCGGGTCCGGCGGGCGTGGCGCGGCCGGGATGTCGGGGGAGACCGCCGCGACCGGACCCGGCCGTCCCTCCATGGTGGATCGTGGTTTGTCGGATACCTTGAATGCCGCTGTGGTGCAGGCATTTCCGGCGTCGCAGGCCGGGGCTGTCGGCCCGTGGATCGGGGTGGGGGAGCGGTTGCCGGCGTATGCGGCGGCCACGTCGTGGGAGCAGGCGCGGCGGGCGTTGCGGTTCGCGTCGTCGACCTGGCACGGACGGCGGGTGATCGCGTTCGAGCGGTTGGGGGCGCTGGAACTGCTGGCCGACCTTCCGGTGCAGCGGCTGCTGGGGACCGCCGATGTGATGCGCATCTCCGACTTCGCGGCGACCGAGGCTGGTGCGCTCGCGGTCGACACGTTGGAGGCGTTCTGTGTTTTCGGGACGTTGCGGCGTACCGCGACCGAGCTGCATCTGCACCACAGCACGGTGGCCGCGCGGATCACGCAGGTGGAGGCGGTGATGGGCTGGGATGTGGACGATGCGCTGGATCGGTTCACGGCCACGCTGGTGCTGTTCGTGCGGCGCATGGCGCTGTCGTCCGCGCAGTTGTCGGGTCCGCTGCCGGCTGACCCGACAAGCGTCGGGCAACCGCGGTGA
- a CDS encoding thioesterase family protein, translating to MDTTAPETAYFRRVGENRFVPTHHAGGAWASDEQHFSPVAGLIVHEMLRARTQRPDLAMSRIGFDILGRIAFEEFEIRVETIRPGRTIELMEATVSVGGRDTVSARAWFLGAQDTGIVAGGEPDRLPPPDDLAPWSLTPVWPGGYIASVDARQVGIPQPGRATAWISSPVDLVAGEAADPLASYIALVDTANGIAVRQEPTKWMFPNVDMTIHLYRQPETPWVGLDTSVVFGHDGHGLTTTVLHDLRGPVGYAQQSLTLRPQPTS from the coding sequence ATGGATACGACCGCACCCGAGACCGCCTACTTCCGGCGCGTCGGCGAAAACCGCTTCGTCCCCACGCACCACGCCGGCGGCGCGTGGGCCTCCGACGAACAGCACTTCAGCCCCGTCGCCGGGCTGATCGTCCACGAGATGCTGCGCGCCCGCACCCAGCGGCCCGACCTCGCGATGAGCCGCATCGGGTTCGACATCCTCGGCCGGATCGCGTTCGAGGAGTTCGAGATTCGGGTCGAGACCATCCGGCCGGGCCGCACCATCGAACTGATGGAGGCCACGGTGAGCGTCGGCGGCCGCGATACCGTCAGCGCGCGGGCCTGGTTCCTGGGCGCCCAGGACACCGGCATCGTCGCCGGCGGCGAACCCGACCGGCTGCCCCCACCCGACGACCTCGCGCCATGGTCGCTCACCCCGGTCTGGCCCGGCGGCTACATCGCCTCGGTCGACGCCCGCCAGGTCGGCATCCCCCAGCCGGGCCGCGCCACCGCGTGGATCAGCAGCCCCGTCGACCTGGTCGCCGGCGAGGCGGCCGATCCCCTGGCCTCCTACATCGCCCTGGTCGACACCGCCAACGGCATCGCCGTCCGGCAGGAACCCACCAAATGGATGTTCCCGAACGTGGATATGACCATCCACCTGTACCGGCAGCCCGAGACCCCGTGGGTCGGGCTCGACACCTCGGTCGTGTTCGGCCACGACGGCCACGGGCTGACCACCACCGTGCTGCACGACCTGCGGGGGCCGGTCGGCTACGCCCAGCAGAGCCTCACCCTGCGGCCGCAGCCGACCAGCTGA
- a CDS encoding lysophospholipid acyltransferase family protein: MSSHDNHRSEEGTKGLTDGAPLHVDLTDTDRRIIDALMAPSRAWFSPRFYGMENFPLEGPVLLVGNHSLAGGTDAPLLAYEILERHDRLVRGLAENVLIDVPGLRDVLHRWGIVRGNRHNCTTLLEKGEAVAVFPGGGREAMRGKGQKYQLMWEGRTGFAKMAIAAGAPIVPIAMVGGDDVFDIVFDGDHPAMLPIRKAVEGLGLRSSLTPPLIRGLGPTLVPKPERFYFSLGTPIDTSPWRDVEDTEMAAVELQTVVKKALEGELDFLLAERDRDRGRSLLGRTLGRFGL; this comes from the coding sequence TTGTCCAGTCATGACAATCACAGGTCCGAAGAGGGAACGAAGGGGCTCACCGACGGCGCGCCGTTGCACGTCGATCTCACCGATACCGATCGCCGCATTATCGACGCGCTGATGGCGCCGTCGCGGGCCTGGTTCAGCCCGCGCTTCTACGGGATGGAGAACTTCCCGCTCGAGGGTCCGGTGCTGCTCGTCGGCAATCACAGCCTGGCGGGCGGCACCGATGCCCCACTGCTCGCGTACGAGATCCTGGAGCGTCACGATCGGCTGGTGCGGGGGCTGGCCGAGAACGTCCTCATCGACGTGCCGGGTTTGCGAGATGTGTTGCACCGCTGGGGAATCGTGCGCGGCAACCGGCACAACTGCACCACGCTGCTGGAAAAGGGCGAGGCCGTGGCGGTGTTTCCGGGCGGCGGTCGCGAGGCCATGCGCGGCAAGGGGCAGAAGTATCAGCTGATGTGGGAGGGCCGCACCGGCTTCGCCAAGATGGCCATCGCGGCGGGCGCGCCGATCGTCCCGATCGCCATGGTCGGCGGCGACGATGTGTTCGACATCGTCTTCGACGGCGATCACCCGGCCATGCTGCCCATCCGTAAGGCGGTCGAGGGCCTGGGCCTGCGTTCGAGCCTGACCCCGCCGCTGATCCGCGGCCTGGGCCCGACCTTGGTGCCCAAGCCGGAGCGCTTCTACTTCTCCCTGGGCACGCCGATCGACACCAGTCCGTGGCGCGATGTCGAGGACACCGAGATGGCCGCCGTCGAGTTGCAGACCGTGGTGAAGAAGGCCCTCGAGGGCGAGCTCGACTTCCTGCTGGCCGAGCGTGATCGTGACCGCGGTCGCAGCCTGCTGGGCCGCACCCTGGGCCGCTTCGGCCTGTAG
- a CDS encoding DUF1254 domain-containing protein translates to MSVAKVGIGTFDHFREPMPIDQQAVIRSNRDTLYSSAVIDLAAGPVTVTLPDAGSRFMSMMVLDEDEYVSEVVYKPGKYTYDRDKIGTRYVMLAIRTFVDPGNPADVDTVHKLQDAITLEQAGKGSFEIPQWDKAGQDKVRDALLTLATTLPDTKNSFGARGQVDEVRHLITSASAWGGNPEKDAFYLNVIPPDYSGNLNYTLHVKDVPVDGFWSVSVYNAEGYYQPNPLNAYSVNNVTAKKNVDGSYDIQFGGCDGQIPNCLPTTPNWNYMVRLYRPQQSILDGTWTFPQAQRIG, encoded by the coding sequence ATGTCGGTGGCGAAGGTGGGAATCGGCACGTTCGACCACTTCCGCGAGCCCATGCCGATCGACCAACAGGCCGTCATCCGCTCCAACCGTGACACGCTGTACTCCTCGGCAGTCATCGACCTGGCTGCGGGCCCGGTCACGGTCACGCTCCCCGACGCCGGTAGCCGGTTCATGTCGATGATGGTCCTCGACGAGGACGAATACGTGTCCGAAGTCGTCTACAAGCCAGGCAAATACACCTACGACCGCGACAAGATCGGCACCCGCTATGTGATGCTGGCGATCCGCACATTCGTAGACCCGGGCAACCCCGCCGACGTGGACACCGTTCACAAGCTGCAGGACGCGATCACCCTCGAACAGGCCGGCAAGGGCAGCTTCGAGATCCCTCAGTGGGACAAGGCCGGCCAGGACAAGGTCCGCGACGCCCTGCTGACCCTGGCCACCACCCTGCCCGACACCAAGAACTCCTTCGGCGCGCGGGGGCAGGTCGACGAGGTTCGGCACCTGATCACTTCGGCGTCCGCCTGGGGTGGCAACCCCGAGAAGGATGCCTTCTATCTCAACGTCATCCCGCCCGACTACAGCGGCAACCTCAACTACACCCTGCACGTGAAAGATGTTCCCGTGGACGGCTTCTGGTCAGTCAGCGTCTACAACGCCGAGGGCTACTACCAGCCCAACCCGCTCAATGCGTACTCGGTCAACAACGTCACCGCCAAGAAGAACGTCGACGGCTCGTACGACATCCAGTTCGGTGGCTGCGACGGCCAGATCCCCAACTGCCTGCCGACCACCCCCAACTGGAACTACATGGTCCGCCTCTACCGTCCGCAGCAGAGCATTCTCGACGGCACCTGGACCTTCCCGCAGGCGCAGCGGATCGGGTAG
- a CDS encoding alpha/beta fold hydrolase, which yields MREIAVGAAHVPYRVLGAGRPLVLVHGAGAGARAWDGVADAFANSNTVVVPNLSGSDAARDDGRELTVDILTEQLAAVVTDLDAGPVDLVGHSLGGVVVSALAASRPDLVRAVVPVATFAGPGDEYVRNSLTVWRDLLCDADTFARYSMLLAFSRAHLRSLGYDAVEELAAAFRPNEGRRRQIELALRLDIRDLLPRIEARALVIGAAHDAFLPVENARELAAAIPGAAYEEVDTGHVVMAEQPREFVKLIRDFLA from the coding sequence ATGAGGGAGATCGCAGTAGGGGCCGCGCACGTGCCGTATCGGGTGCTGGGGGCGGGTCGTCCGCTGGTGCTGGTGCACGGGGCCGGTGCGGGTGCGCGGGCGTGGGACGGCGTGGCGGACGCGTTCGCCAACTCCAACACGGTTGTGGTGCCCAACCTTTCGGGAAGCGACGCGGCGCGCGACGACGGACGCGAGCTCACCGTCGACATTCTCACCGAGCAATTGGCCGCCGTGGTCACTGATCTGGATGCGGGCCCCGTCGACCTGGTCGGGCATTCGCTGGGTGGCGTGGTGGTGTCCGCGCTCGCCGCGTCGCGGCCCGATCTGGTTCGCGCCGTCGTCCCGGTCGCGACCTTCGCCGGGCCGGGCGACGAATACGTGCGCAATTCGCTGACCGTCTGGCGCGATCTCCTCTGCGACGCAGACACTTTCGCGCGCTACTCGATGCTGCTGGCGTTCAGCCGCGCGCACCTGCGGTCCCTCGGCTACGACGCCGTGGAGGAGCTCGCCGCCGCCTTCCGCCCCAACGAGGGCAGACGGCGGCAGATCGAACTCGCTCTGCGCCTGGATATTCGGGACCTGCTGCCCCGGATCGAGGCCCGCGCCTTGGTGATCGGAGCGGCCCACGACGCCTTCCTACCCGTGGAGAACGCCCGCGAGCTGGCGGCCGCCATTCCGGGCGCGGCGTACGAGGAGGTCGACACCGGACACGTCGTCATGGCCGAGCAGCCAAGGGAATTCGTGAAACTGATCCGCGACTTCCTCGCCTGA